In Chlorocebus sabaeus isolate Y175 chromosome 5, mChlSab1.0.hap1, whole genome shotgun sequence, one genomic interval encodes:
- the NDRG4 gene encoding protein NDRG4 isoform X7 — protein sequence MKVLGHRLELLTGLLLHDVTMAGLQELRFPEEKPLLRGQDATELESSDAFLLAADTDWKEHDIETPYGLLHVVIRGSPKGNRPAILTYHDVGLNHKLCFNTFFNFEDMQEITKHFVVCHVDAPGQQVGASQFPQGYQFPSMEQLAAMLPSVVQHFGFKYVIGIGVGAGAYVLAKFALIFPDLVEGLVLVNIDPNGKGWIDWAATKLSGLTSTLPDTVLSHLFSQEELVNNTELVQSYRQQIGNVVNQANLQLFWNMYNSRRDLDINRPGTVLNAKTLRCPVMLVVGDNAPAEDGVVECNSKLDPTTTTFLKMADSGGLPQVTQPGKLTEAFKYFLQGMGYIAYLKDRRLSGGAVPSASMTRLARSRTASLTSASSVDGSRPQACTHSESSEGLGQVNHTMEVSC from the exons GCCTCCTGCTCCACGACGTGACCATGGCCGGGCTGCAGGAGCTGCGATTCCCTGAGGAGAAGCCGCTGCTCCGGGGCCAGGACGCCACCGAGCTG GAGAGCTCTGATGCCTTCCTCTTGGCTGCAGACACAGACTGGAAG GAACATGACATCGAGACGCCCTACGGCCTTCTGCACGTGGTGATCCGGGGCTCCCCCAAGGGGAACCGCCCAGCCATCCTCACCTACCACGATGTGGGCCTCAACC ACAAACTATGCTTCAACACCTTCTTCAACTTCGAGGACATGCAGGAGATCACCAAGCACTTTGTAGTGTGTCATGTGGATGCCCCTGGACAACAGGTGGGGGCGTCGCAGTTTCCTCAGGG GTACCAGTTCCCTTCCATGGAGCAGCTGGCTGCCATGCTTCCTAGCGTGGTGCAGCATTTCGG GTTCAAGTACGTGATTGGCATTGGAGTGGGTGCCGGAGCCTATGTGCTGGCCAAGTTTGCA CTCATCTTCCCCGACCTGGTGGAGGGGCTGGTGCTGGTGAACATCGACCCCAACGGCAAAGGCTGGATAGACTGGGCTGCCACCAAG CTCTCCGGCCTAACTAGCACTTTACCCGACACGGTGCTCTCCCACCTCTTCAGCCAG GAGGAGCTAGTGAACAACACAGAGTTGGTGCAGAGCTACCGGCAGCAGATTGGGAACGTGGTGAACCAGGCCAACCTGCAGCTCTTCTGGAACATGTACAACAG ccGCAGAGACCTGGACATTAACCGGCCTGGAACAGTGCTGAATGCCAAGACGCTCCG CTGCCCCGTGATGCTGGTGGTCGGGGATAATGCACCTGCTGAGGACGGGGTG GTGGAGTGCAACTCCAAACTGGACCCGACCACCACGACCTTCCTGAAG ATGGCAGACTCCGGAGggctgccccaggtcacacag CCAGGGAAGCTGACTGAAGCCTTCAAATACTTCCTGCAAGGCATGGGCTACA TTGCGTACTTGAAGGACCGAAGGCTGAGTGGAGGAGCAG TGCCCTCGGCCAGCATGACCCGCCTGGCACGCTCCCGCACTGCATCCCTCACCAGTGCCAGCTCGGTGGATGGCAGCCGCCCACAGGCCTGCACCCACTCGGAGAGCAGCGAGGGGCTGGGCCAGGTCAACCACACCATGGAGGTGTCCTGTTGA
- the NDRG4 gene encoding protein NDRG4 isoform X14 gives MAGLQELRFPEEKPLLRGQDATELEHDIETPYGLLHVVIRGSPKGNRPAILTYHDVGLNHKLCFNTFFNFEDMQEITKHFVVCHVDAPGQQVGASQFPQGYQFPSMEQLAAMLPSVVQHFGFKYVIGIGVGAGAYVLAKFALIFPDLVEGLVLVNIDPNGKGWIDWAATKLSGLTSTLPDTVLSHLFSQEELVNNTELVQSYRQQIGNVVNQANLQLFWNMYNSRRDLDINRPGTVLNAKTLRCPVMLVVGDNAPAEDGVVECNSKLDPTTTTFLKMADSGGLPQVTQPGKLTEAFKYFLQGMGYIAYLKDRRLSGGAVPSASMTRLARSRTASLTSASSVDGSRPQACTHSESSEGLGQVNHTMEVSC, from the exons ATGGCCGGGCTGCAGGAGCTGCGATTCCCTGAGGAGAAGCCGCTGCTCCGGGGCCAGGACGCCACCGAGCTG GAACATGACATCGAGACGCCCTACGGCCTTCTGCACGTGGTGATCCGGGGCTCCCCCAAGGGGAACCGCCCAGCCATCCTCACCTACCACGATGTGGGCCTCAACC ACAAACTATGCTTCAACACCTTCTTCAACTTCGAGGACATGCAGGAGATCACCAAGCACTTTGTAGTGTGTCATGTGGATGCCCCTGGACAACAGGTGGGGGCGTCGCAGTTTCCTCAGGG GTACCAGTTCCCTTCCATGGAGCAGCTGGCTGCCATGCTTCCTAGCGTGGTGCAGCATTTCGG GTTCAAGTACGTGATTGGCATTGGAGTGGGTGCCGGAGCCTATGTGCTGGCCAAGTTTGCA CTCATCTTCCCCGACCTGGTGGAGGGGCTGGTGCTGGTGAACATCGACCCCAACGGCAAAGGCTGGATAGACTGGGCTGCCACCAAG CTCTCCGGCCTAACTAGCACTTTACCCGACACGGTGCTCTCCCACCTCTTCAGCCAG GAGGAGCTAGTGAACAACACAGAGTTGGTGCAGAGCTACCGGCAGCAGATTGGGAACGTGGTGAACCAGGCCAACCTGCAGCTCTTCTGGAACATGTACAACAG ccGCAGAGACCTGGACATTAACCGGCCTGGAACAGTGCTGAATGCCAAGACGCTCCG CTGCCCCGTGATGCTGGTGGTCGGGGATAATGCACCTGCTGAGGACGGGGTG GTGGAGTGCAACTCCAAACTGGACCCGACCACCACGACCTTCCTGAAG ATGGCAGACTCCGGAGggctgccccaggtcacacag CCAGGGAAGCTGACTGAAGCCTTCAAATACTTCCTGCAAGGCATGGGCTACA TTGCGTACTTGAAGGACCGAAGGCTGAGTGGAGGAGCAG TGCCCTCGGCCAGCATGACCCGCCTGGCACGCTCCCGCACTGCATCCCTCACCAGTGCCAGCTCGGTGGATGGCAGCCGCCCACAGGCCTGCACCCACTCGGAGAGCAGCGAGGGGCTGGGCCAGGTCAACCACACCATGGAGGTGTCCTGTTGA
- the NDRG4 gene encoding protein NDRG4 isoform X9, protein MAGLQELRFPEEKPLLRGQDATELESSDAFLLAADTDWKRRVPSLGKMPECWDGVGEGNAGAVKLAGLGDPRWNPGHLLSPGHQEHDIETPYGLLHVVIRGSPKGNRPAILTYHDVGLNHKLCFNTFFNFEDMQEITKHFVVCHVDAPGQQVGASQFPQGYQFPSMEQLAAMLPSVVQHFGFKYVIGIGVGAGAYVLAKFALIFPDLVEGLVLVNIDPNGKGWIDWAATKLSGLTSTLPDTVLSHLFSQEELVNNTELVQSYRQQIGNVVNQANLQLFWNMYNSRRDLDINRPGTVLNAKTLRCPVMLVVGDNAPAEDGVVECNSKLDPTTTTFLKMADSGGLPQVTQPGKLTEAFKYFLQGMGYIAYLKDRRLSGGAVPSASMTRLARSRTASLTSASSVDGSRPQACTHSESSEGLGQVNHTMEVSC, encoded by the exons ATGGCCGGGCTGCAGGAGCTGCGATTCCCTGAGGAGAAGCCGCTGCTCCGGGGCCAGGACGCCACCGAGCTG GAGAGCTCTGATGCCTTCCTCTTGGCTGCAGACACAGACTGGAAG AGGCGGGTTCCCTCCCTCGGCAAGATGCCGGAGTGCTGGGATGGG GTGGGGGAAGGCAACGCTGGAGCCGTGAAGCTGGCAGGGCTAGGGGACCCCAGGTGGAACCCAGGGCACCTCCTCTCGCCGGGGCATCAG GAACATGACATCGAGACGCCCTACGGCCTTCTGCACGTGGTGATCCGGGGCTCCCCCAAGGGGAACCGCCCAGCCATCCTCACCTACCACGATGTGGGCCTCAACC ACAAACTATGCTTCAACACCTTCTTCAACTTCGAGGACATGCAGGAGATCACCAAGCACTTTGTAGTGTGTCATGTGGATGCCCCTGGACAACAGGTGGGGGCGTCGCAGTTTCCTCAGGG GTACCAGTTCCCTTCCATGGAGCAGCTGGCTGCCATGCTTCCTAGCGTGGTGCAGCATTTCGG GTTCAAGTACGTGATTGGCATTGGAGTGGGTGCCGGAGCCTATGTGCTGGCCAAGTTTGCA CTCATCTTCCCCGACCTGGTGGAGGGGCTGGTGCTGGTGAACATCGACCCCAACGGCAAAGGCTGGATAGACTGGGCTGCCACCAAG CTCTCCGGCCTAACTAGCACTTTACCCGACACGGTGCTCTCCCACCTCTTCAGCCAG GAGGAGCTAGTGAACAACACAGAGTTGGTGCAGAGCTACCGGCAGCAGATTGGGAACGTGGTGAACCAGGCCAACCTGCAGCTCTTCTGGAACATGTACAACAG ccGCAGAGACCTGGACATTAACCGGCCTGGAACAGTGCTGAATGCCAAGACGCTCCG CTGCCCCGTGATGCTGGTGGTCGGGGATAATGCACCTGCTGAGGACGGGGTG GTGGAGTGCAACTCCAAACTGGACCCGACCACCACGACCTTCCTGAAG ATGGCAGACTCCGGAGggctgccccaggtcacacag CCAGGGAAGCTGACTGAAGCCTTCAAATACTTCCTGCAAGGCATGGGCTACA TTGCGTACTTGAAGGACCGAAGGCTGAGTGGAGGAGCAG TGCCCTCGGCCAGCATGACCCGCCTGGCACGCTCCCGCACTGCATCCCTCACCAGTGCCAGCTCGGTGGATGGCAGCCGCCCACAGGCCTGCACCCACTCGGAGAGCAGCGAGGGGCTGGGCCAGGTCAACCACACCATGGAGGTGTCCTGTTGA
- the NDRG4 gene encoding protein NDRG4 isoform X8 yields MAGLQELRFPEEKPLLRGQDATELESSDAFLLAADTDWKVGEGNAGAVKLAGLGDPRWNPGHLLSPGHQEHDIETPYGLLHVVIRGSPKGNRPAILTYHDVGLNHKLCFNTFFNFEDMQEITKHFVVCHVDAPGQQVGASQFPQGYQFPSMEQLAAMLPSVVQHFGFKYVIGIGVGAGAYVLAKFALIFPDLVEGLVLVNIDPNGKGWIDWAATKLSGLTSTLPDTVLSHLFSQEELVNNTELVQSYRQQIGNVVNQANLQLFWNMYNSRRDLDINRPGTVLNAKTLRCPVMLVVGDNAPAEDGVVECNSKLDPTTTTFLKMADSGGLPQVTQPGKLTEAFKYFLQGMGYMPSASMTRLARSRTASLTSASSVDGSRPQACTHSESSEGLGQVNHTMEVSC; encoded by the exons ATGGCCGGGCTGCAGGAGCTGCGATTCCCTGAGGAGAAGCCGCTGCTCCGGGGCCAGGACGCCACCGAGCTG GAGAGCTCTGATGCCTTCCTCTTGGCTGCAGACACAGACTGGAAG GTGGGGGAAGGCAACGCTGGAGCCGTGAAGCTGGCAGGGCTAGGGGACCCCAGGTGGAACCCAGGGCACCTCCTCTCGCCGGGGCATCAG GAACATGACATCGAGACGCCCTACGGCCTTCTGCACGTGGTGATCCGGGGCTCCCCCAAGGGGAACCGCCCAGCCATCCTCACCTACCACGATGTGGGCCTCAACC ACAAACTATGCTTCAACACCTTCTTCAACTTCGAGGACATGCAGGAGATCACCAAGCACTTTGTAGTGTGTCATGTGGATGCCCCTGGACAACAGGTGGGGGCGTCGCAGTTTCCTCAGGG GTACCAGTTCCCTTCCATGGAGCAGCTGGCTGCCATGCTTCCTAGCGTGGTGCAGCATTTCGG GTTCAAGTACGTGATTGGCATTGGAGTGGGTGCCGGAGCCTATGTGCTGGCCAAGTTTGCA CTCATCTTCCCCGACCTGGTGGAGGGGCTGGTGCTGGTGAACATCGACCCCAACGGCAAAGGCTGGATAGACTGGGCTGCCACCAAG CTCTCCGGCCTAACTAGCACTTTACCCGACACGGTGCTCTCCCACCTCTTCAGCCAG GAGGAGCTAGTGAACAACACAGAGTTGGTGCAGAGCTACCGGCAGCAGATTGGGAACGTGGTGAACCAGGCCAACCTGCAGCTCTTCTGGAACATGTACAACAG ccGCAGAGACCTGGACATTAACCGGCCTGGAACAGTGCTGAATGCCAAGACGCTCCG CTGCCCCGTGATGCTGGTGGTCGGGGATAATGCACCTGCTGAGGACGGGGTG GTGGAGTGCAACTCCAAACTGGACCCGACCACCACGACCTTCCTGAAG ATGGCAGACTCCGGAGggctgccccaggtcacacag CCAGGGAAGCTGACTGAAGCCTTCAAATACTTCCTGCAAGGCATGGGCTACA TGCCCTCGGCCAGCATGACCCGCCTGGCACGCTCCCGCACTGCATCCCTCACCAGTGCCAGCTCGGTGGATGGCAGCCGCCCACAGGCCTGCACCCACTCGGAGAGCAGCGAGGGGCTGGGCCAGGTCAACCACACCATGGAGGTGTCCTGTTGA
- the NDRG4 gene encoding protein NDRG4 isoform X12, whose amino-acid sequence MAGLQELRFPEEKPLLRGQDATELESSDAFLLAADTDWKEHDIETPYGLLHVVIRGSPKGNRPAILTYHDVGLNHKLCFNTFFNFEDMQEITKHFVVCHVDAPGQQVGASQFPQGYQFPSMEQLAAMLPSVVQHFGFKYVIGIGVGAGAYVLAKFALIFPDLVEGLVLVNIDPNGKGWIDWAATKLSGLTSTLPDTVLSHLFSQEELVNNTELVQSYRQQIGNVVNQANLQLFWNMYNSRRDLDINRPGTVLNAKTLRCPVMLVVGDNAPAEDGVVECNSKLDPTTTTFLKMADSGGLPQVTQPGKLTEAFKYFLQGMGYIAYLKDRRLSGGAVPSASMTRLARSRTASLTSASSVDGSRPQACTHSESSEGLGQVNHTMEVSC is encoded by the exons ATGGCCGGGCTGCAGGAGCTGCGATTCCCTGAGGAGAAGCCGCTGCTCCGGGGCCAGGACGCCACCGAGCTG GAGAGCTCTGATGCCTTCCTCTTGGCTGCAGACACAGACTGGAAG GAACATGACATCGAGACGCCCTACGGCCTTCTGCACGTGGTGATCCGGGGCTCCCCCAAGGGGAACCGCCCAGCCATCCTCACCTACCACGATGTGGGCCTCAACC ACAAACTATGCTTCAACACCTTCTTCAACTTCGAGGACATGCAGGAGATCACCAAGCACTTTGTAGTGTGTCATGTGGATGCCCCTGGACAACAGGTGGGGGCGTCGCAGTTTCCTCAGGG GTACCAGTTCCCTTCCATGGAGCAGCTGGCTGCCATGCTTCCTAGCGTGGTGCAGCATTTCGG GTTCAAGTACGTGATTGGCATTGGAGTGGGTGCCGGAGCCTATGTGCTGGCCAAGTTTGCA CTCATCTTCCCCGACCTGGTGGAGGGGCTGGTGCTGGTGAACATCGACCCCAACGGCAAAGGCTGGATAGACTGGGCTGCCACCAAG CTCTCCGGCCTAACTAGCACTTTACCCGACACGGTGCTCTCCCACCTCTTCAGCCAG GAGGAGCTAGTGAACAACACAGAGTTGGTGCAGAGCTACCGGCAGCAGATTGGGAACGTGGTGAACCAGGCCAACCTGCAGCTCTTCTGGAACATGTACAACAG ccGCAGAGACCTGGACATTAACCGGCCTGGAACAGTGCTGAATGCCAAGACGCTCCG CTGCCCCGTGATGCTGGTGGTCGGGGATAATGCACCTGCTGAGGACGGGGTG GTGGAGTGCAACTCCAAACTGGACCCGACCACCACGACCTTCCTGAAG ATGGCAGACTCCGGAGggctgccccaggtcacacag CCAGGGAAGCTGACTGAAGCCTTCAAATACTTCCTGCAAGGCATGGGCTACA TTGCGTACTTGAAGGACCGAAGGCTGAGTGGAGGAGCAG TGCCCTCGGCCAGCATGACCCGCCTGGCACGCTCCCGCACTGCATCCCTCACCAGTGCCAGCTCGGTGGATGGCAGCCGCCCACAGGCCTGCACCCACTCGGAGAGCAGCGAGGGGCTGGGCCAGGTCAACCACACCATGGAGGTGTCCTGTTGA
- the NDRG4 gene encoding protein NDRG4 isoform X13 codes for MAGLQELRFPEEKPLLRGQDATELESSDAFLLAADTDWKEHDIETPYGLLHVVIRGSPKGNRPAILTYHDVGLNHKLCFNTFFNFEDMQEITKHFVVCHVDAPGQQVGASQFPQGYQFPSMEQLAAMLPSVVQHFGFKYVIGIGVGAGAYVLAKFALIFPDLVEGLVLVNIDPNGKGWIDWAATKLSGLTSTLPDTVLSHLFSQEELVNNTELVQSYRQQIGNVVNQANLQLFWNMYNSRRDLDINRPGTVLNAKTLRCPVMLVVGDNAPAEDGVVECNSKLDPTTTTFLKMADSGGLPQVTQPGKLTEAFKYFLQGMGYMPSASMTRLARSRTASLTSASSVDGSRPQACTHSESSEGLGQVNHTMEVSC; via the exons ATGGCCGGGCTGCAGGAGCTGCGATTCCCTGAGGAGAAGCCGCTGCTCCGGGGCCAGGACGCCACCGAGCTG GAGAGCTCTGATGCCTTCCTCTTGGCTGCAGACACAGACTGGAAG GAACATGACATCGAGACGCCCTACGGCCTTCTGCACGTGGTGATCCGGGGCTCCCCCAAGGGGAACCGCCCAGCCATCCTCACCTACCACGATGTGGGCCTCAACC ACAAACTATGCTTCAACACCTTCTTCAACTTCGAGGACATGCAGGAGATCACCAAGCACTTTGTAGTGTGTCATGTGGATGCCCCTGGACAACAGGTGGGGGCGTCGCAGTTTCCTCAGGG GTACCAGTTCCCTTCCATGGAGCAGCTGGCTGCCATGCTTCCTAGCGTGGTGCAGCATTTCGG GTTCAAGTACGTGATTGGCATTGGAGTGGGTGCCGGAGCCTATGTGCTGGCCAAGTTTGCA CTCATCTTCCCCGACCTGGTGGAGGGGCTGGTGCTGGTGAACATCGACCCCAACGGCAAAGGCTGGATAGACTGGGCTGCCACCAAG CTCTCCGGCCTAACTAGCACTTTACCCGACACGGTGCTCTCCCACCTCTTCAGCCAG GAGGAGCTAGTGAACAACACAGAGTTGGTGCAGAGCTACCGGCAGCAGATTGGGAACGTGGTGAACCAGGCCAACCTGCAGCTCTTCTGGAACATGTACAACAG ccGCAGAGACCTGGACATTAACCGGCCTGGAACAGTGCTGAATGCCAAGACGCTCCG CTGCCCCGTGATGCTGGTGGTCGGGGATAATGCACCTGCTGAGGACGGGGTG GTGGAGTGCAACTCCAAACTGGACCCGACCACCACGACCTTCCTGAAG ATGGCAGACTCCGGAGggctgccccaggtcacacag CCAGGGAAGCTGACTGAAGCCTTCAAATACTTCCTGCAAGGCATGGGCTACA TGCCCTCGGCCAGCATGACCCGCCTGGCACGCTCCCGCACTGCATCCCTCACCAGTGCCAGCTCGGTGGATGGCAGCCGCCCACAGGCCTGCACCCACTCGGAGAGCAGCGAGGGGCTGGGCCAGGTCAACCACACCATGGAGGTGTCCTGTTGA